A DNA window from Paraburkholderia sp. IMGN_8 contains the following coding sequences:
- the leuC gene encoding 3-isopropylmalate dehydratase large subunit: MEHENLPRTLFEKLWKRHVVTETVGGSSLLYVDRHLVYEVTSPQAFEALRLSGRKAWRPETVLAAADHNVPTIASERVSVDSIEDPMSRTQVRQLDINCNEFGITAYGLTNPNQGIIHVVGPEQGATLPGMTVVAGDSHTSTHGAFAALAFGVGTSEVEHVLATQCLSVAKMKSMLVRVNGELPDGVTAKDLVLSLIGQIGTAGGTGYAIEFSGAAIQALSMEGRMTLCNMAIEAGARVGMIAVDDTTIDYIRGRKFAPREENWDAAVAYWRTLVSDEGAHFDKVVEIDAGKVQPMVTWGTSPEMVTTVDGHVPYPSDEQDPVKRADMLRALSYMHLEPGTPVQTIALDKVFIGSCTNGRIEDLRAAAAVAKGKRVASNIQLALVVPGSGLVKAQAEAEGLDVVFKEAGFEWREPGCSMCLGMNDDRLGPGERCASTSNRNFEGRQGPGGRSHLVSPAMAAAAAIAGHFVDVRKRGS, from the coding sequence ATGGAACACGAGAACCTGCCCCGCACGCTTTTTGAAAAGCTGTGGAAACGGCATGTCGTTACCGAGACCGTCGGTGGCTCCTCACTTCTCTATGTCGACCGGCACCTCGTCTATGAGGTGACCAGCCCCCAAGCCTTCGAGGCACTTCGATTATCGGGCCGAAAGGCCTGGCGCCCAGAGACTGTGCTGGCGGCGGCCGACCACAATGTGCCTACTATCGCGTCTGAGCGGGTGAGCGTCGATTCGATTGAAGACCCCATGTCACGAACCCAGGTCAGACAACTCGACATCAATTGCAACGAGTTCGGCATCACCGCCTACGGCCTGACCAACCCAAACCAGGGAATCATTCACGTCGTTGGTCCGGAACAGGGGGCGACACTGCCTGGCATGACAGTCGTGGCGGGTGATTCCCACACGAGCACCCACGGCGCTTTCGCAGCGCTGGCATTTGGTGTTGGCACTTCTGAGGTAGAGCATGTGCTGGCGACTCAATGTCTGTCGGTCGCGAAGATGAAATCCATGCTTGTGCGCGTCAACGGTGAGTTGCCCGACGGCGTCACGGCAAAAGATCTGGTCCTCTCGTTGATTGGGCAGATCGGTACTGCGGGTGGCACCGGCTACGCAATCGAATTTTCAGGCGCAGCCATTCAGGCGTTGTCAATGGAGGGACGGATGACGTTGTGCAATATGGCAATCGAGGCAGGTGCCCGAGTCGGCATGATAGCCGTCGACGATACAACCATAGACTACATAAGGGGCCGCAAATTTGCCCCGCGCGAGGAAAATTGGGACGCGGCCGTCGCCTACTGGCGCACGCTAGTCAGTGACGAAGGTGCGCACTTCGACAAGGTTGTGGAGATTGATGCCGGGAAAGTGCAACCGATGGTGACCTGGGGGACGTCCCCCGAGATGGTCACTACGGTCGACGGTCACGTTCCGTATCCATCGGATGAACAGGACCCTGTCAAGCGAGCAGACATGCTGCGAGCCCTTTCCTACATGCACCTTGAGCCTGGCACTCCGGTCCAAACCATTGCGCTCGACAAGGTATTCATCGGCTCGTGCACAAACGGCCGCATTGAAGACCTACGTGCAGCTGCCGCAGTTGCGAAGGGCAAGCGAGTCGCGTCTAACATCCAACTCGCCCTCGTCGTCCCGGGATCGGGACTCGTTAAGGCCCAGGCAGAGGCCGAGGGGCTTGATGTTGTATTCAAGGAAGCCGGTTTCGAATGGCGTGAGCCCGGCTGCTCAATGTGCCTGGGAATGAATGACGACCGCCTTGGCCCAGGCGAGCGTTGCGCTTCCACGTCGAATAGAAATTTCGAGGGTCGACAGGGACCCGGGGGGCGCAGCCATCTCGTGAGTCCGGCGATGGCCGCTGCCGCCGCTATTGCCGGGCACTTCGTCGACGTTCGCAAAAGAGGTTCGTAA
- the leuD gene encoding 3-isopropylmalate dehydratase small subunit gives MQPFTQVNSPMAPLDRANVDTDAILPKQFMKSIRRTGFGINLFDEWRYLDHGEPGQDASTRQVNPEFVLNLARYQGAQVLLTRDNFGCGSSREHAPWALSDFGIRALIAPSFADIFYGNCFKNGILPIVLEAATVQHLFDLAENHPGLRITVNLASQQVIPEGSDAIAFEIDAERKHRLLHGLDDVTLTLQQADRIRAYEQARCIDEPWLFG, from the coding sequence ATGCAACCGTTTACCCAAGTCAATTCGCCAATGGCACCGCTCGACCGAGCAAACGTTGACACAGACGCGATCCTGCCGAAGCAGTTCATGAAATCAATTCGTCGCACCGGGTTTGGAATTAACCTGTTCGACGAGTGGCGCTATCTGGATCATGGCGAACCGGGGCAGGATGCGTCAACCCGGCAGGTAAATCCCGAATTCGTGCTGAACCTCGCACGCTACCAGGGCGCCCAGGTGCTGCTGACGCGCGACAACTTCGGCTGCGGCTCCAGTCGCGAGCACGCCCCATGGGCCTTGTCGGACTTCGGTATTCGCGCATTGATAGCACCGAGCTTCGCCGATATCTTCTATGGCAACTGTTTCAAGAATGGCATTTTGCCAATCGTGCTGGAAGCTGCGACGGTACAGCATCTGTTCGACCTGGCGGAGAACCATCCAGGGCTTCGGATAACGGTGAATCTCGCCTCTCAGCAGGTCATTCCAGAAGGCTCAGATGCCATTGCGTTTGAAATAGATGCCGAGCGCAAGCACCGACTGCTTCATGGTCTGGACGACGTCACGTTGACGCTCCAACAGGCAGACCGGATACGGGCGTACGAACAGGCCCGCTGTATCGATGAGCCGTGGCTTTTCGGTTGA
- a CDS encoding MMPL family transporter produces the protein MKDTIFNALESFVEFCIRRRIWVVAILGCVTALMSVFAFQVSMKTDLDDLMPRTHPYIGIHERFKQSFGGSNIVSIMLEVKQGDIFKKTTLEKIQKVTRELQHVNGVNQYQIVSLASKKIKDIRGSTDGIEFVPLMWPDVPKSEQDIASLRNAVMNSPLVYGSYVSRDLKAALITVDFYDSSVDYETAFRQVSAIADGVKGDGVEVHLTGAPILFGWVNHYLPETLLIFLLTVGFLIVLLFVSARTWRGTVLPLLAGVVSAIWALGTARLAHFNVDPLVIVVAFLITARSISHSVQLVTRFDDEITSGEESARAAAKASMLALLKPGMLGVIADAGCMIVVLLTPIALMQKVAIIGTVWVLTIALSAVVLTPVLLSWIKHPKRYAHPLDISPILQRILDICIRIVTTRWRYTVLIGATAIFVISGVYAFNLTVGDANPGSPILWQESVYNKDAEAINRRFPGADRMFVVFAGKQAGALKDPLVLSNINEFQKFMGAQAEVGASLSIADVIPVVNRTLHEGNPRYLAFGKNKEENGELAYMLQSGSEPGDMDRFVDPQYQNGSVTLFFRDHQGQTIRTAIARIKEFSQAHQIDQGEYKLAGGMVGVLAAVNEVLLSGQVESIAFALLVLVACCAVAYRSMIAGIFFMVPVVLANTLTFSIMAAKGIGMNINTVPVAALGIGLGVDYAFYIVDGIKEDLHHHGHNDLTRAITRSLNTAGRGVLITASTLIVSVVLWSFSSLRFQAEMATLMAIWLAISAGSALFIMPAMVYVFRPKFVVGTSHHAKPVTTHAGYTV, from the coding sequence GTGAAGGACACGATTTTCAATGCATTGGAGAGCTTCGTCGAGTTCTGTATTCGACGTCGCATTTGGGTGGTCGCGATTCTCGGCTGTGTGACGGCGCTTATGAGCGTATTCGCATTTCAGGTCTCGATGAAGACTGACCTGGACGACCTGATGCCCCGCACGCATCCATACATTGGGATACACGAGCGCTTCAAACAGAGCTTTGGCGGCTCCAACATAGTCAGCATCATGCTGGAAGTGAAGCAGGGCGATATCTTTAAAAAGACGACACTGGAAAAGATTCAGAAAGTGACGCGCGAGTTGCAGCACGTCAACGGCGTGAACCAGTATCAGATCGTTTCGCTCGCATCCAAGAAAATCAAGGACATTCGTGGTTCGACAGACGGCATCGAGTTCGTGCCGTTGATGTGGCCTGACGTCCCGAAATCGGAGCAGGACATCGCGAGTCTGCGTAACGCCGTAATGAACAGCCCTCTGGTCTACGGGTCGTATGTTTCCCGAGATCTGAAGGCCGCGTTGATTACGGTCGACTTTTACGACAGTTCTGTCGACTATGAAACTGCATTTCGCCAGGTCAGCGCAATTGCTGACGGCGTCAAGGGTGATGGCGTCGAGGTGCATCTTACCGGTGCGCCGATATTGTTCGGATGGGTCAATCACTACCTGCCGGAAACACTGCTGATCTTCCTCCTGACGGTTGGTTTCCTGATTGTGCTGCTGTTTGTCAGCGCCCGCACCTGGCGTGGCACGGTGCTCCCGCTGTTAGCCGGTGTCGTCAGCGCAATATGGGCACTCGGCACGGCGCGGTTAGCGCACTTCAACGTCGATCCGCTGGTCATCGTAGTTGCATTCCTGATTACGGCCCGCTCGATCTCGCACTCGGTACAGCTGGTAACACGGTTCGACGACGAAATCACATCCGGCGAAGAGAGTGCCCGAGCGGCTGCGAAGGCAAGCATGTTGGCACTGTTGAAGCCGGGGATGCTTGGCGTCATTGCCGACGCCGGCTGCATGATTGTGGTGTTGTTGACGCCTATCGCGCTAATGCAGAAGGTTGCAATTATCGGAACGGTCTGGGTTTTGACGATTGCATTGAGCGCAGTCGTCCTGACGCCCGTTCTACTATCGTGGATCAAGCATCCGAAGCGATATGCACACCCTCTTGATATTTCACCAATCTTGCAGCGGATTCTCGACATATGCATCCGCATCGTAACTACGCGCTGGCGCTATACGGTCCTGATTGGAGCCACCGCAATCTTCGTCATATCGGGTGTCTACGCGTTCAACCTAACGGTTGGGGATGCAAATCCAGGGTCGCCAATTCTGTGGCAGGAGTCGGTCTATAACAAGGATGCCGAGGCGATCAATCGCAGGTTCCCAGGAGCCGACCGGATGTTCGTGGTGTTTGCCGGCAAGCAGGCCGGGGCGCTGAAGGACCCTCTTGTATTAAGCAACATCAATGAGTTCCAGAAGTTCATGGGCGCGCAGGCAGAAGTGGGAGCCAGTCTTTCCATCGCCGATGTCATCCCCGTTGTCAACAGGACATTGCATGAGGGAAATCCACGCTATTTGGCCTTCGGAAAGAACAAGGAGGAAAACGGTGAGTTGGCGTACATGCTGCAAAGCGGTTCTGAACCCGGTGATATGGACCGCTTCGTCGACCCTCAGTACCAGAACGGTTCGGTGACGCTGTTCTTCCGCGATCATCAGGGGCAGACAATTCGTACTGCAATTGCTCGCATCAAGGAATTCTCGCAGGCGCACCAGATCGACCAGGGTGAATACAAACTAGCTGGCGGAATGGTGGGCGTACTTGCTGCGGTCAATGAAGTACTGTTGTCTGGACAAGTGGAAAGTATTGCCTTCGCCCTTCTGGTGCTAGTGGCCTGCTGTGCTGTGGCCTATCGTTCGATGATAGCCGGCATTTTCTTTATGGTGCCGGTAGTGCTTGCCAATACGCTGACCTTCAGCATCATGGCGGCTAAAGGCATTGGCATGAACATCAACACAGTTCCCGTAGCAGCACTTGGCATTGGACTTGGCGTCGATTACGCGTTCTATATCGTCGACGGAATCAAGGAAGACCTCCACCATCACGGCCACAACGATCTGACGCGAGCCATCACGCGCTCGCTGAACACTGCGGGGCGTGGCGTACTCATCACAGCCTCGACCTTGATTGTGAGCGTCGTGCTGTGGAGCTTCTCTTCGCTCAGATTTCAGGCGGAAATGGCGACGTTGATGGCAATCTGGCTGGCCATCTCGGCAGGCAGCGCGTTATTCATCATGCCAGCGATGGTCTATGTCTTCCGTCCAAAATTCGTGGTCGGCACGTCACACCATGCAAAACCCGTGACGACGCACGCGGGCTATACGGTCTGA
- a CDS encoding LysR substrate-binding domain-containing protein, which yields MNLHRLDLVSLSLFTLIVRSGSISKGADLAHLAVAAASKRIADLEAAVATELFERHSRGITLTAAGDALHRHAQRILADVDLLAADLSDYAAGVFGVVKLWANTSAITQFLPTEIAAFTAANPNIRIELEEQNSEQVTMAVANGRADFGIFADGIPTLGLQTIPYRKDRLVLVVPYGHPLAAKKSISFDEALDFDFVSLARETSLAERLELATRSAGKRLKLRIQVRSFDAMCLMVAAGLGVAVLPEAAVRPHLRSMGLRKIKLTELWAERQLIIGARDLTALQKPARLLVGHLVGDAPGAISPD from the coding sequence ATGAATCTGCATCGGTTGGACCTGGTTTCATTGTCGCTTTTCACGTTAATCGTGAGGAGCGGGAGCATAAGCAAGGGCGCGGACCTCGCGCACCTCGCCGTTGCCGCAGCTAGCAAACGCATCGCCGATCTCGAGGCAGCGGTAGCAACCGAGCTTTTCGAACGCCACTCGCGTGGCATCACGCTCACTGCTGCAGGCGACGCACTGCATCGCCACGCACAACGTATCCTCGCTGACGTCGATCTGCTCGCAGCGGATCTGTCTGACTACGCCGCCGGTGTCTTTGGTGTTGTCAAATTGTGGGCAAACACGTCCGCCATCACCCAGTTCCTGCCGACCGAAATAGCCGCCTTCACAGCTGCAAACCCCAACATTCGCATCGAACTGGAGGAACAGAATAGCGAGCAGGTCACCATGGCCGTGGCCAATGGCCGTGCGGACTTCGGCATATTCGCTGATGGGATACCGACACTTGGATTACAGACCATTCCTTATCGGAAGGACAGGCTGGTACTTGTCGTCCCTTATGGGCATCCGCTTGCGGCTAAGAAATCAATCTCCTTCGACGAAGCGCTTGATTTCGACTTTGTCAGCCTCGCGCGCGAGACTTCACTTGCAGAGCGACTTGAGCTTGCGACGAGATCCGCCGGCAAGCGGCTAAAGCTTCGTATTCAGGTGCGCAGTTTCGACGCCATGTGCCTCATGGTGGCGGCAGGTCTCGGAGTTGCCGTGCTGCCTGAAGCTGCGGTACGCCCTCACCTACGATCTATGGGCTTACGAAAGATCAAACTGACAGAGCTGTGGGCTGAGCGCCAACTGATAATCGGCGCGCGCGATCTCACCGCGCTGCAAAAACCCGCGCGACTGCTGGTAGGACATCTGGTTGGCGACGCTCCTGGCGCGATAAGTCCAGACTAG
- a CDS encoding CoA transferase, with amino-acid sequence MSAELPLPTSPVALHGVRVIEMGQLIAGPFAAKTLGEFGADVIKIESPGAGDPLRNWRMMKDGTSVWWQVQSRNKRSIALDLRREEGQEIARKLIADADVLIENFRPGTLEGWGLGYEQLSAINPRLIMLRVSGYGQTGPYRDLPGFGVIGEAMGGLRHLTGEPGRVPVRCGISIGDTLAALHGAVGVLTALYHRDVNGGKGQVIDVALHEAVFNVMESLIPEYSAFGAVRDAAGSALPGIAPSNAYRCVDGFVLIAGNGDSIFRRLMAAIGREDLGSQSDLADNAGRVARVAELDLAIETWTVERTVATALEILTAAGVPAGKVYTAKDISEDPHYRERDMILRQVTRDGDAIDVPGIVPKLMGTPGSIRSSAPKLGDDTNEVLRQIGLSDQEISDLRAKGSVA; translated from the coding sequence ATGAGTGCCGAACTTCCCCTCCCAACCTCCCCAGTCGCGCTACACGGAGTTCGCGTGATTGAAATGGGTCAGCTCATTGCAGGCCCATTTGCCGCCAAAACGCTTGGCGAATTCGGCGCGGATGTGATCAAGATCGAGTCTCCCGGGGCAGGTGACCCACTGCGCAACTGGAGAATGATGAAGGATGGCACGTCTGTCTGGTGGCAAGTCCAATCGAGGAACAAGCGCTCGATTGCACTCGACCTGCGCAGGGAGGAAGGACAGGAAATCGCTCGCAAGTTGATTGCGGACGCCGATGTGCTGATTGAAAATTTCCGCCCTGGAACGCTCGAAGGCTGGGGTTTGGGATATGAACAGCTTTCGGCAATCAACCCTCGGCTGATTATGCTGCGCGTCTCGGGGTACGGGCAGACGGGGCCGTACCGTGACCTACCCGGTTTCGGTGTTATCGGAGAAGCAATGGGTGGCCTGCGTCATCTTACTGGTGAGCCAGGACGCGTCCCCGTTCGCTGCGGTATTTCGATAGGCGACACGCTCGCGGCGCTGCACGGGGCGGTCGGCGTTCTGACGGCGCTGTATCACCGTGATGTCAACGGCGGCAAGGGACAGGTCATCGACGTCGCGCTGCACGAGGCTGTATTCAACGTGATGGAAAGTCTGATTCCGGAATACAGCGCGTTCGGCGCCGTCCGCGATGCGGCGGGCAGCGCATTGCCCGGCATTGCACCGTCGAATGCGTATAGGTGCGTAGACGGCTTTGTCCTGATTGCCGGAAACGGTGACAGCATCTTCAGACGGTTGATGGCAGCTATCGGCCGCGAAGACCTCGGATCACAGTCAGATCTCGCGGACAATGCGGGGCGCGTTGCGCGAGTGGCTGAACTGGACCTGGCTATCGAGACCTGGACTGTCGAACGCACCGTCGCAACTGCCCTCGAGATACTCACGGCAGCAGGCGTCCCAGCCGGCAAGGTTTATACGGCCAAGGACATCTCGGAAGACCCGCACTATCGAGAGCGCGACATGATATTGCGCCAGGTGACACGGGATGGCGATGCAATCGACGTTCCGGGAATCGTTCCGAAATTGATGGGCACGCCGGGCTCCATCCGGTCCTCAGCGCCTAAACTTGGCGACGACACGAACGAGGTGCTGCGTCAAATCGGACTATCGGATCAGGAGATATCCGACCTCCGCGCAAAAGGATCTGTCGCATGA
- a CDS encoding DUF1302 family protein yields the protein MLGLYDQTQLREYYVDFDVGPRVHFRLGKQEVAWGETDFFHPTDLINGYDYRWRSFLERDNDELRKPLIMANGNFDVPALNGSLQLLVRPGIDQLADIGNTYDLSGGRWAQQPNKGIDFLAPGGLTTNYRHRYGNATDVTGGARWTGIWGSANYAISYLNTYHPDPIVNSAFVPWGEKPKGRLGDFIFPKMNVFGASISNEIPAIGSVVAAEVAYQNNVAYNVGSNFLDGALPGFGGVMTKDVVVTSLRIDKQLRLMQLLGTSEDTLTSLQLFDTWIQNFHDSDDLVYQAGYGKKAKRHTTLLTGFFTLNYMNSRLNPGLAAGMDVTNGDAFVIPSVEYKVGNHWRFLAEADIFFPRHQKYPGQIEQSMGPLGGFANNDQFMIRATYQF from the coding sequence ATGCTCGGCCTCTACGACCAAACCCAGCTTCGTGAGTACTACGTTGACTTTGACGTTGGGCCACGCGTGCATTTTCGCCTGGGTAAGCAGGAGGTTGCTTGGGGGGAGACGGACTTCTTCCATCCGACAGACCTGATCAACGGATATGACTATCGCTGGCGCTCTTTCCTGGAGCGAGACAACGACGAGTTGCGAAAGCCACTCATCATGGCGAATGGCAACTTCGATGTTCCAGCCCTGAACGGTTCACTCCAACTGCTGGTCCGCCCCGGTATTGACCAGCTAGCCGACATCGGCAACACGTACGATCTCTCGGGCGGTCGTTGGGCGCAGCAGCCGAATAAGGGCATTGATTTTCTCGCCCCCGGCGGCCTGACGACAAATTATCGCCATCGCTACGGCAATGCGACCGACGTCACGGGTGGAGCGCGATGGACAGGTATTTGGGGTTCTGCCAACTACGCGATCTCCTATTTGAATACTTATCACCCGGACCCGATCGTGAACTCGGCTTTCGTGCCGTGGGGTGAGAAGCCAAAGGGCAGGCTTGGCGACTTCATTTTTCCGAAGATGAATGTGTTTGGCGCCAGCATCAGTAATGAGATTCCGGCAATCGGTTCAGTCGTGGCGGCTGAGGTGGCCTATCAGAACAACGTTGCCTACAACGTCGGAAGCAATTTCCTGGACGGTGCGTTGCCCGGCTTTGGCGGCGTTATGACGAAGGATGTCGTCGTTACGTCTCTGCGTATCGACAAGCAGCTTCGCCTAATGCAGCTGTTAGGTACGAGCGAAGACACTCTCACGTCGCTCCAGTTGTTCGATACGTGGATTCAGAACTTTCACGATTCCGATGATCTGGTCTATCAGGCGGGTTACGGGAAGAAGGCAAAACGCCATACGACGCTGCTGACGGGATTCTTCACGCTGAACTACATGAATAGCCGGCTTAACCCTGGGCTCGCGGCAGGCATGGACGTGACCAATGGCGACGCGTTCGTCATTCCAAGCGTCGAATACAAGGTCGGCAATCATTGGCGCTTTCTGGCCGAGGCGGACATCTTTTTCCCACGGCATCAGAAGTATCCCGGGCAGATTGAACAATCGATGGGCCCGCTTGGCGGCTTTGCCAACAACGATCAATTCATGATTCGAGCGACATACCAGTTCTGA
- a CDS encoding YCF48-related protein — protein sequence MQRFARTVLSILPLVIIGGLLYAAFFVKPTVGANRVQPPAVQRGEFIYGIASSPSGVVLGAGSGGKIWRTVDLGKSMTVTQSPTTANLQDIAAWSNSEAVAVGDAGAVIVTRNSGQSWTPVKVTLSSIANKLIRVRIFDDGNAWIVGEMGAALRSTDRGATWNRMTPEEDKAWNDVFVSGDRVWLVGEFGRISESKDAGHTWTNIASPVKSSLMAITFRDEQHGVAVGVDGAVVTTIDGGDTWTAVRPMSTGHLFDLAWNGKQWLAVGERGVLLIGDATVTNWRVSRVSPDNRQWHTKIIREGQQYLASGGSLDVVDAR from the coding sequence ATGCAACGATTTGCAAGAACCGTGCTCTCAATCCTCCCGCTGGTGATTATCGGAGGCTTGCTGTACGCAGCATTTTTTGTGAAACCGACGGTTGGCGCGAACCGCGTTCAGCCTCCGGCGGTTCAGCGCGGTGAATTCATCTACGGCATCGCGTCGTCACCATCGGGCGTCGTCTTGGGCGCGGGAAGCGGAGGAAAGATCTGGCGTACCGTTGACCTCGGTAAATCGATGACAGTTACGCAATCGCCGACTACAGCGAATTTGCAGGACATCGCTGCATGGAGCAACAGCGAAGCTGTGGCGGTGGGCGATGCAGGAGCGGTCATTGTGACGAGGAACTCCGGTCAATCCTGGACGCCAGTCAAAGTGACTTTGTCTTCAATCGCGAACAAGCTGATTCGGGTACGCATCTTTGATGATGGCAACGCGTGGATTGTTGGTGAAATGGGAGCGGCGCTCCGGTCGACTGATCGCGGCGCGACGTGGAATCGCATGACGCCCGAAGAAGATAAAGCGTGGAACGACGTCTTTGTCAGCGGGGACAGAGTCTGGCTGGTGGGCGAGTTCGGGCGTATTAGCGAGTCGAAAGATGCAGGCCACACCTGGACCAATATTGCAAGTCCGGTGAAGAGCAGCCTCATGGCGATCACATTCCGCGACGAGCAGCACGGTGTCGCAGTCGGTGTCGACGGCGCGGTTGTTACCACTATTGATGGTGGCGACACGTGGACAGCGGTTCGTCCGATGTCTACCGGTCATCTGTTTGATCTTGCTTGGAATGGAAAGCAATGGCTCGCGGTTGGAGAGAGGGGTGTTCTCCTGATTGGCGATGCGACGGTCACGAACTGGCGGGTGTCGCGGGTATCGCCCGACAATCGTCAATGGCACACCAAGATCATCCGTGAAGGGCAGCAATACCTTGCGTCAGGCGGCTCGCTGGACGTTGTTGACGCACGATAA
- a CDS encoding hydroxymethylglutaryl-CoA lyase: MSIWNGNHQRIYMNEVGPRDGLQAESAFVPTAEKISLINALSQTGLSKIEVTAFVSARAIPALRDAEIVMREIERAPGVTYAALVPNVRGAERAIDGHADELNLVMSASESHNLSNLRMTREQSYRSLRQVSRLADIVKIPVNISLSCAFGCPMEGDVSEETVLEWSSRFIEETGARGVTLCDTTGMAYPGQVARLTELFARHWPGTELTLHFHNTRGMGLANVLAAIGSGARRFDASIGGIGGCPYAPGASGNVCSEEIVHALELMGYNTGVNLEALTLASTRLPSLLGHDIPSQIVKAGRRLDLHAAPTDLPAIRERALNRERLPETLR, translated from the coding sequence ATGAGCATCTGGAACGGTAACCATCAACGGATTTACATGAATGAAGTCGGCCCTCGAGACGGCCTTCAGGCCGAATCAGCCTTCGTTCCAACCGCAGAGAAGATTAGCCTCATTAACGCCCTGTCCCAAACCGGTCTGAGCAAAATCGAAGTTACTGCATTTGTTTCCGCACGAGCCATCCCCGCTCTGCGCGATGCCGAAATAGTCATGCGCGAAATTGAACGAGCGCCCGGTGTCACATACGCGGCGCTCGTACCAAACGTGCGAGGCGCGGAGCGGGCCATTGACGGACACGCGGACGAACTGAATCTGGTGATGTCCGCCAGTGAGAGTCACAATCTTTCTAATCTCCGCATGACCAGAGAGCAGTCATATCGTAGTCTTCGGCAGGTTTCCCGCCTTGCAGACATTGTGAAGATTCCGGTCAACATCTCACTATCTTGCGCGTTCGGCTGTCCGATGGAAGGCGACGTTTCCGAGGAAACGGTGCTTGAATGGTCGAGCCGTTTCATCGAAGAAACAGGCGCACGCGGCGTGACGCTTTGCGATACAACGGGCATGGCCTATCCAGGTCAGGTAGCGCGGCTAACGGAGTTGTTTGCACGGCACTGGCCTGGCACCGAGCTAACCCTGCACTTTCACAACACTCGCGGAATGGGTCTCGCGAACGTTCTCGCGGCAATTGGCTCTGGTGCGAGGCGCTTCGATGCCTCGATCGGTGGCATTGGCGGGTGCCCTTATGCGCCGGGTGCCAGTGGGAATGTCTGCAGCGAGGAAATCGTGCATGCGCTTGAACTAATGGGCTACAACACTGGCGTGAATCTCGAAGCGTTGACTCTGGCGTCGACCCGCCTGCCCTCGCTGCTAGGTCACGACATTCCTAGCCAGATTGTCAAAGCAGGGAGACGACTTGATTTGCACGCTGCCCCGACCGATCTCCCCGCCATACGGGAACGCGCGTTGAATCGCGAACGACTGCCCGAGACACTCCGTTAA